A genomic window from Paenibacillus sp. FSL K6-0276 includes:
- a CDS encoding alpha/beta hydrolase has product MEKYAYENLLAELERRTEVKNFKGLDMMIKKLPDSDAEGEMDARVLQTTIESAEKMAAMGKPPEGEFDLMAMVQGMRAMMGWPNTDVTTTDIRTESRDIEGSEGSVPVRIYSPAEGSNVPAVVFFHGGGFLGGTLDVVENPCKAIAEKANAVVVSVDYRLAPEHPFPAGLNDCFDAVRWVYEHAVELNVNPNQIAVCGDSAGGNLSTVCAMKDRDLGTGMIKFQALLYPTVNMAGAATDDFEWNIEEYTINNHHELIKGLLMGMGDMTAMLDNIYLQGKVPATSAYISPLLVEDLSGMPDTLIITAQYDYLTLECEAYARKLQRAGVNTQYIRYNGMDHAFMDKIGIYPQAEDCMNEIAKGIKRVFG; this is encoded by the coding sequence ATGGAAAAATATGCATATGAAAATCTGTTGGCGGAACTAGAGAGACGGACAGAGGTTAAGAACTTCAAAGGTCTAGATATGATGATTAAAAAGCTTCCAGATTCAGATGCTGAGGGAGAAATGGACGCTCGCGTTTTGCAGACAACAATCGAAAGTGCTGAAAAGATGGCTGCGATGGGCAAGCCACCTGAGGGAGAGTTCGATTTAATGGCAATGGTTCAGGGGATGCGTGCAATGATGGGCTGGCCGAATACAGATGTAACAACAACGGATATTCGTACAGAATCGAGAGATATAGAAGGTTCAGAGGGCTCTGTCCCAGTTCGGATCTATTCTCCAGCTGAAGGCTCGAATGTCCCAGCGGTAGTCTTCTTCCATGGTGGTGGTTTCCTGGGAGGTACTTTGGATGTAGTGGAGAATCCTTGTAAAGCAATTGCTGAGAAAGCAAATGCAGTTGTTGTTTCGGTGGATTACCGCCTTGCACCTGAGCATCCGTTCCCTGCAGGATTAAACGATTGCTTCGATGCTGTTCGCTGGGTATATGAGCATGCAGTAGAACTGAATGTAAATCCGAATCAAATCGCAGTATGTGGCGATAGCGCAGGTGGGAACTTATCAACGGTATGCGCGATGAAGGATAGAGATCTAGGAACAGGTATGATTAAATTCCAAGCATTGCTTTATCCGACGGTGAACATGGCTGGGGCAGCAACGGATGATTTCGAATGGAATATCGAAGAGTACACGATTAACAATCATCATGAGCTGATCAAGGGACTATTAATGGGTATGGGTGATATGACGGCTATGCTGGACAATATTTATTTACAAGGTAAGGTTCCTGCAACAAGCGCTTATATTTCTCCCTTATTAGTAGAAGATTTAAGCGGTATGCCTGACACATTAATTATTACCGCACAGTATGATTATTTGACACTTGAGTGCGAAGCCTACGCTAGAAAACTACAACGTGCAGGCGTTAATACACAGTATATCCGTTATAATGGAATGGACCACGCGTTCATGGATAAAATCGGCATTTACCCACAAGCGGAGGATTGCATGAACGAAATAGCTAAAGGAATTAAGCGCGTTTTTGGATAA
- a CDS encoding TetR/AcrR family transcriptional regulator, which yields MTQSRIDPRVLRTRKLIMDSFIELSGKKEFKDITVKDITAEAKINRATFYYHFEDIYDLLDKVLSEVLLINLNAIDFEKSELNEESIINIFVAITDFQRALSSRCHRGYDETIARIIREQLEIIFYGMLRKQHTTKEDESLKITAVILSWGVYGASVEWRRNRKELSPEEFIKSAIPFLMSGNEHV from the coding sequence ATGACTCAATCAAGGATAGATCCCCGAGTTTTACGAACTCGTAAGTTAATCATGGACTCTTTTATTGAACTTTCAGGTAAAAAAGAATTCAAGGATATTACCGTTAAGGATATTACAGCAGAGGCTAAGATTAATCGTGCAACGTTCTATTATCACTTTGAAGATATATATGACTTGCTCGACAAAGTTTTATCGGAAGTGTTATTGATTAATTTGAACGCCATAGACTTCGAGAAAAGCGAACTAAATGAAGAATCGATTATTAATATCTTCGTGGCCATAACGGATTTCCAAAGAGCATTATCCAGTCGGTGTCATAGAGGATACGATGAGACCATAGCCCGCATTATTAGGGAGCAACTCGAAATCATTTTCTACGGAATGTTGCGCAAACAACATACAACGAAAGAGGATGAATCTCTAAAAATTACAGCTGTTATTTTAAGTTGGGGCGTTTATGGTGCTTCTGTGGAGTGGAGGAGAAATCGGAAGGAGTTATCGCCGGAAGAATTTATCAAGTCGGCCATTCCTTTTCTGATGTCTGGGAATGAACACGTGTGA
- a CDS encoding response regulator transcription factor, producing the protein MKILLVEDDKTIASGLEYSLQQDGFSTVLCHDVASAQQVLAEDMDQFAICLFDLQLPDGSGYELCKMVKERGDIPVIFLTVIDDEVNVVMGLDMGADDYITKPFRVRELLSRIKSVLRRYQKPSQTKTTIDIDTVRIHTLEGKVHKNGAEISLTALEYRLLLIFGSHIGQVLTRNQLLEQIWDVAGDFVNDNTLTVYIKRLREKLEDDPGHPTLIKTVRGLGYKVGD; encoded by the coding sequence ATGAAAATTTTATTAGTCGAGGATGATAAGACGATCGCGTCGGGACTGGAATATTCGCTGCAGCAAGATGGTTTTTCAACCGTTCTCTGCCATGATGTCGCCTCGGCCCAACAGGTGCTCGCTGAAGACATGGATCAATTCGCTATATGCTTGTTCGATTTACAGCTTCCGGACGGAAGCGGCTATGAATTATGCAAGATGGTGAAGGAGCGGGGAGACATTCCTGTCATCTTCTTAACAGTGATCGACGATGAGGTCAATGTCGTGATGGGACTTGACATGGGAGCTGACGATTACATTACCAAACCTTTTCGAGTTCGTGAGCTCCTCTCCCGGATCAAGTCCGTGTTACGGAGATACCAGAAGCCGTCCCAAACGAAAACGACCATAGACATCGATACTGTCCGAATTCATACGCTGGAAGGCAAAGTGCATAAAAACGGCGCCGAAATTTCATTGACCGCCTTAGAGTATCGCTTATTGCTGATCTTCGGCAGCCACATTGGACAGGTTCTCACAAGGAATCAACTTCTAGAGCAAATCTGGGACGTGGCTGGCGACTTCGTGAACGACAATACGTTAACGGTTTATATCAAAAGGCTGAGGGAAAAGCTGGAGGATGATCCAGGGCATCCGACATTGATCAAAACGGTACGCGGTTTAGGCTATAAGGTCGGTGATTAG
- a CDS encoding XRE family transcriptional regulator gives MNIGMEIKKLRTEKGITLKELSEKSELSVGFLSQLERGLTTIAVDSLEKLADILEVHLTHFFDYPLKRKDMVLRSYEQELMDLVEGGFIKYSLSTNLENKQLFPRLIEILPQKKDEEILSYKHKGEEFIYVLEGILTVYINGKRHEVYPGDSVHMDSNIAHNWANYTNKKVKLIAVNTPNYIYNSGFNTTDAD, from the coding sequence ATGAATATAGGAATGGAAATAAAGAAATTGAGGACTGAAAAAGGAATTACTTTGAAAGAGTTAAGTGAAAAAAGCGAACTATCTGTTGGATTTCTGTCTCAATTAGAAAGGGGGCTTACTACCATAGCAGTTGATTCACTTGAAAAACTAGCTGATATTTTGGAAGTACATTTAACACATTTTTTTGATTATCCACTTAAAAGAAAAGATATGGTTTTAAGAAGTTATGAACAAGAATTAATGGATTTAGTAGAAGGTGGTTTTATTAAGTATAGTTTAAGTACAAATTTAGAAAATAAACAACTTTTTCCAAGGCTTATAGAAATTCTTCCTCAAAAGAAAGATGAAGAAATATTATCCTATAAGCATAAGGGAGAAGAGTTCATTTATGTTTTAGAGGGTATATTAACAGTTTACATAAATGGTAAGAGGCATGAAGTATATCCTGGTGACAGTGTCCATATGGACTCAAATATTGCCCACAATTGGGCTAATTATACGAACAAAAAGGTCAAGCTTATAGCTGTTAATACACCTAATTATATCTACAATAGTGGGTTTAATACTACTGATGCTGATTAG
- a CDS encoding ABC transporter permease, whose protein sequence is MKWLHLFNANFRKEYIEMKRYLPNTIALVVTFYIIFLAAFFGIMFIGDPASFDMNVQYSIVSVVFWSLTMMTMNFIGYSVITEATRGTLEQLYMSPMGVWKIMLTRIISQLGLQSVIMIILLFGAMLTSGQWLSLNPMTTIPIIVVTMISMVGVSFMIAGLAIIVKQIQAFLQIFQFVLMGLVFVPLTVAPFLAFAPFVKGVNMVRTVMLENLTLTELPLSDYGVLLLNSLVYLILGLVVFDRCEKIAMKKGLLGQY, encoded by the coding sequence ATGAAATGGCTCCATTTATTCAATGCTAATTTTCGTAAGGAATATATTGAGATGAAACGTTATCTACCGAACACTATTGCGTTAGTAGTCACTTTTTACATTATATTTCTGGCTGCATTTTTTGGAATTATGTTCATAGGGGATCCAGCTAGTTTTGATATGAACGTTCAATATTCAATTGTAAGTGTAGTCTTTTGGAGCTTAACTATGATGACGATGAACTTTATTGGTTATTCGGTGATAACAGAAGCGACGCGTGGAACGTTAGAACAGTTATATATGTCTCCGATGGGGGTTTGGAAAATCATGCTCACGCGGATCATCAGTCAATTGGGTTTGCAGTCTGTTATTATGATCATCTTACTTTTTGGTGCCATGCTAACCTCCGGACAGTGGTTGAGTCTTAACCCCATGACAACGATCCCGATTATTGTAGTTACTATGATAAGTATGGTAGGCGTTAGTTTTATGATTGCTGGTTTAGCTATTATCGTGAAACAAATTCAAGCGTTTTTACAGATTTTTCAATTTGTTTTGATGGGGCTTGTATTTGTTCCATTAACTGTAGCGCCGTTTCTAGCTTTCGCCCCATTCGTCAAAGGAGTGAATATGGTAAGAACAGTGATGCTGGAGAATCTGACGTTAACAGAGTTGCCTTTATCAGATTATGGCGTACTATTATTAAATTCGCTGGTATATTTGATTTTAGGGCTCGTTGTGTTTGATCGCTGCGAGAAAATTGCCATGAAGAAAGGTCTTTTAGGGCAATACTAG
- a CDS encoding ABC transporter ATP-binding protein: MEKIIEVRGISKVYEKRKTKEKIHAVHDVSFHVNRGEVLGLLGPNGAGKTSTIKMLCGLLESDAGSISINGLDICKKRLKALEHISAVLEGNRNLYWRLTVRENLEYFAGNRGYSRKQVAYQADKLLEQFNLKEKENELVNGLSRGMQQKLAIAVALLANTDVILLDEPTLGLDVEVSYELRKILKTIVKEEKRTIIISSHDMPVVQELCDRAIIINKGEVVIDDRVENLLKLFETRAYSIKLGEKLSVEQENKLLSIFPLSTYKASSHETIVEVNLEHGQDIYELFDLMKKEGTMVESIDRITIDFEQVFIQIVKGGKTHEMAPFIQC, from the coding sequence GTGGAGAAAATTATAGAAGTACGGGGTATTAGTAAGGTGTACGAGAAAAGAAAGACGAAAGAGAAGATACATGCCGTTCATGATGTTTCTTTTCATGTGAATCGTGGAGAGGTTCTCGGTTTATTAGGGCCCAATGGCGCTGGGAAAACATCAACGATAAAGATGCTCTGTGGTTTGTTAGAATCGGATGCTGGTTCTATATCTATTAATGGCTTAGATATTTGCAAGAAGAGACTCAAAGCTCTAGAGCATATTAGTGCTGTATTAGAGGGGAACCGAAATTTATATTGGCGACTTACCGTTCGGGAAAACCTAGAATATTTTGCGGGTAACCGGGGTTACTCTCGGAAGCAAGTTGCCTATCAAGCGGATAAATTATTAGAGCAATTCAACCTTAAAGAAAAGGAGAATGAGCTGGTCAATGGATTATCCCGGGGGATGCAACAAAAGTTGGCGATCGCTGTAGCACTATTAGCTAATACGGATGTCATCTTGCTGGATGAGCCAACGCTCGGTTTGGATGTTGAGGTAAGTTATGAATTGCGTAAAATTTTAAAAACGATAGTTAAGGAAGAAAAACGCACGATTATTATTAGTTCACATGATATGCCCGTCGTTCAGGAGTTGTGTGACCGTGCCATTATCATTAATAAAGGTGAAGTTGTGATTGACGACAGGGTGGAGAATTTACTTAAGTTATTTGAAACAAGGGCATATTCAATTAAGTTGGGTGAGAAATTAAGTGTAGAGCAGGAGAATAAACTGTTGAGTATATTCCCTTTAAGTACTTATAAAGCAAGCTCCCATGAAACGATCGTGGAAGTTAATTTAGAGCATGGTCAGGATATCTACGAGTTGTTCGATCTTATGAAAAAGGAAGGAACCATGGTGGAAAGTATTGATCGTATAACCATTGATTTTGAACAAGTGTTTATTCAGATTGTAAAGGGAGGGAAGACCCATGAAATGGCTCCATTTATTCAATGCTAA
- a CDS encoding MFS transporter, which produces MNKQVSWKERISYGLGDTASNLIFQTVTLYLMFYYTDVYGLNVAAVGTLFLLARIIDAFDGPIFGVLIDRTTSKYGKSRPWFLWLSIPFAAIAILAFMSPDFGDTGKLAYAYITYILLNVLYAGINLPLTSILPSMSSDSQERTVVSSVRMILAQVGAIFVSIATLPLVDALGKGDQKQGFMLTMMIYAGVAVVFFLITFKNVRERVQIDGNAPVPFKEGIKAIKGNTPWWILLATGLFVFIGVTAKGPATIYYFKYNLGREDLIPLVNGLNVLMLLAIILVPFLSKKLGKRNVVFTGMIIGIVGQVIIYLGAQMMSVPVALMGVIISNFGGGFAFGLLFAMIADTIDYGEWKSGVRAPGLLSAASSFGAKFGMGLGGAIAAWVLALGKYAPNQAQAPSALLAIEFNFVWLPLISNVIVILLFLFYKLDKVEPQMISDLKARRGTTGIGA; this is translated from the coding sequence ATGAATAAACAAGTTTCATGGAAAGAAAGAATTAGTTATGGTCTAGGAGATACGGCTTCTAATCTTATTTTCCAGACGGTTACCTTATACTTAATGTTTTACTATACGGATGTATATGGATTGAATGTCGCAGCTGTAGGAACCTTATTCCTTTTAGCGAGAATTATTGATGCGTTCGACGGACCGATATTTGGAGTTTTGATTGACCGCACGACTTCGAAATATGGGAAATCCAGACCCTGGTTCCTTTGGTTATCGATTCCGTTCGCGGCAATTGCAATTCTTGCGTTCATGTCGCCGGATTTCGGGGATACAGGAAAATTGGCTTACGCGTATATTACCTATATTCTACTGAATGTTTTATACGCAGGTATTAACTTGCCACTCACTTCGATTTTGCCAAGTATGTCAAGTGATTCACAGGAAAGAACGGTAGTGTCATCGGTTCGTATGATTCTGGCGCAAGTAGGAGCTATATTTGTCAGTATTGCGACACTACCTCTTGTTGATGCGTTAGGAAAAGGCGATCAAAAACAGGGTTTTATGTTAACGATGATGATCTATGCTGGTGTAGCGGTCGTATTTTTCCTGATTACATTTAAAAATGTAAGGGAACGTGTTCAAATTGACGGCAATGCTCCAGTCCCTTTTAAAGAAGGAATAAAGGCAATTAAAGGGAACACACCTTGGTGGATCCTTTTGGCTACTGGCCTGTTCGTATTTATCGGAGTTACAGCAAAGGGTCCTGCTACTATTTATTACTTTAAATATAACCTAGGTAGAGAAGACTTAATTCCGCTTGTTAATGGCCTTAACGTTCTAATGTTGCTTGCGATTATACTAGTTCCTTTTTTAAGTAAGAAATTAGGTAAACGCAATGTGGTCTTTACGGGTATGATCATTGGTATTGTGGGGCAAGTCATTATCTATCTAGGTGCACAGATGATGTCTGTTCCTGTTGCATTAATGGGTGTTATAATCAGTAATTTTGGTGGGGGCTTTGCATTTGGTCTTCTGTTCGCGATGATTGCTGACACGATTGATTATGGAGAATGGAAATCAGGAGTAAGGGCACCAGGCTTACTATCTGCCGCAAGCAGTTTTGGTGCTAAGTTCGGAATGGGGCTCGGGGGTGCGATTGCAGCTTGGGTTCTAGCGTTAGGGAAATATGCACCGAATCAAGCGCAAGCGCCATCGGCTTTGCTAGCAATTGAATTCAATTTTGTATGGTTACCATTAATTTCGAATGTCATTGTTATTCTATTATTCCTGTTCTATAAGCTAGATAAAGTTGAGCCCCAAATGATTAGTGACTTGAAAGCTCGTAGAGGCACAACGGGAATTGGAGCCTAA
- a CDS encoding VanZ family protein → MHLKQQRKIIFAITIAYTLLILYFLFLAFGRVGTLDQITEYTFIFLPDGFFRLPSLSDLLHPTLMDFVGFGNVAAFIPFGILIPLLYRTNFIRFMTLFVLSILVLETIQALTFLGSFDMNDVIQNASGAAVGFGAYKLGFRTKNIWRSIAATGISAVVLMLGVWGIFGIVDQAFTKEMGPFVAINELKNSTGNPSTGTKRYSLKIGGQNVEPRYNAYNVEGKKKETYTYTLGNREEIYLSLNYGIPDQKDFQGSIRVTVDGHEFLSVSAEAQRHEPDMSEIFLLQANELTITLEGNETLWDVGYREMVYFWN, encoded by the coding sequence ATGCATTTGAAGCAACAGCGTAAGATTATTTTTGCCATCACCATAGCCTACACCCTTTTGATTCTTTATTTTTTGTTTCTCGCTTTCGGCAGGGTAGGCACGTTAGATCAAATCACCGAATACACCTTTATTTTTTTACCAGACGGTTTTTTTAGGCTGCCAAGCCTATCGGATCTTCTGCATCCTACGCTGATGGATTTTGTGGGTTTTGGGAACGTCGCAGCCTTCATCCCTTTTGGCATCTTGATTCCGTTGTTATATCGGACCAACTTTATTCGATTCATGACATTGTTCGTTCTGTCTATTCTCGTGCTGGAGACGATTCAGGCACTAACGTTCCTCGGCAGCTTCGATATGAATGACGTCATACAGAACGCATCGGGCGCAGCAGTCGGATTCGGGGCGTACAAACTTGGCTTTCGTACGAAGAACATCTGGAGAAGTATTGCTGCTACGGGCATTTCTGCTGTTGTCCTTATGCTCGGGGTCTGGGGGATCTTCGGGATCGTCGACCAAGCGTTCACCAAAGAAATGGGCCCCTTTGTGGCGATAAATGAACTGAAAAATAGCACCGGAAACCCATCAACGGGAACCAAACGGTACAGTCTCAAGATTGGCGGTCAAAACGTAGAACCCAGATATAATGCGTATAACGTCGAAGGCAAAAAGAAAGAAACGTACACATATACGTTGGGCAATAGGGAGGAGATATATCTCTCCTTGAATTATGGAATTCCCGATCAGAAGGATTTCCAGGGCAGCATCAGGGTTACCGTCGATGGACATGAGTTCCTGTCCGTATCTGCAGAAGCTCAACGCCATGAGCCGGATATGTCCGAAATTTTTCTCCTACAGGCCAATGAGCTTACGATCACCCTGGAGGGAAATGAGACCCTATGGGATGTTGGATATAGAGAGATGGTATATTTCTGGAATTGA
- a CDS encoding DsbA family protein: MVNEDKRIANDNHMICDLETGVCGVAGEEEIEMIDFNQPQKSIKVYYVTDPICSHCWALEPVLRRFKEQHGHFFNFHTVMGGLLEKWSDEPVDPRNGISGPADVFGHWREVGEYSRMPIDGSLMLDNPVQSSFPPSRVFKVIQKNYKDALAYEYLRRSREALFAFNRNIADESIMIDIVNQLGLDGEAIVQDAEQQTGQQLLNEDFSLARSLGVRGFPTIIMINEENKGLKIVGSRPLESYVEGLQQMLNTEEIQPKQQPSLSNLLEKEKLLFSKEIEVMYDIEKSEINAFVEKELSPSSYQVKELLGESYFTTTKS, from the coding sequence ATGGTAAATGAGGATAAACGAATAGCGAACGATAATCATATGATTTGTGATTTAGAAACAGGTGTATGTGGCGTAGCTGGGGAGGAAGAAATAGAGATGATCGATTTTAATCAACCTCAAAAATCCATTAAAGTTTATTATGTAACCGATCCAATTTGCTCTCACTGCTGGGCGCTTGAACCTGTTCTTCGTCGTTTTAAAGAGCAGCATGGGCATTTTTTCAACTTTCATACGGTTATGGGTGGATTGCTGGAAAAATGGAGCGATGAGCCTGTCGACCCACGTAACGGAATATCAGGACCTGCTGACGTCTTCGGCCACTGGAGAGAGGTTGGAGAATATTCGCGCATGCCGATTGACGGTTCACTGATGCTTGACAATCCGGTTCAATCCTCCTTCCCGCCTTCTCGTGTATTTAAAGTGATTCAAAAAAATTATAAAGATGCATTAGCCTATGAGTACTTAAGACGATCACGAGAAGCTCTGTTCGCATTTAATCGAAATATCGCCGATGAATCCATCATGATAGACATCGTAAATCAGCTTGGACTTGATGGAGAAGCTATTGTTCAAGATGCCGAACAACAAACCGGCCAACAATTATTGAATGAAGATTTTAGTCTCGCTAGAAGTCTTGGCGTTAGAGGTTTCCCGACGATCATTATGATCAACGAGGAGAATAAAGGATTGAAGATCGTAGGTAGTCGTCCGTTGGAGTCCTATGTTGAGGGCCTGCAGCAAATGCTAAATACGGAAGAAATACAACCAAAACAACAACCATCCCTTTCTAACTTGCTTGAAAAAGAAAAGCTATTATTTTCTAAAGAAATTGAAGTTATGTATGATATTGAAAAGTCGGAAATCAACGCTTTTGTTGAAAAAGAACTTTCACCAAGCAGCTATCAAGTGAAGGAACTTCTAGGGGAGTCCTATTTTACAACCACGAAATCATAA